The sequence GCAACTGGAGTGGACGGAGGCCACGGTCATCGTGGACTCGCCCATCGTGGAGCACGACCCGGACAACAAGGTGTCGTGGAAGCCGGCCAACTACAGCGAGGAGTTCGTGGGTGACGTGCTGCTGCGCACCGCGCTGGTGAACTCCATGAACATCCCCGCGGTGAAGACGTTCGGCGCGGTGGGCGTGCACAACATGGCCGAGTGGTCCAAGAAGCTGGGCCTGACGACGCCCATGAACATGGACTTCTCCGCGGCGCTGGGTTCGTCCTGCGTCTACCCGTTCGACCTGGCCAGCGCGTACGCGACCTTCAACCGCTACGGCCGCAAGAAGCCCACGTACTTCATCCGCAAGGTGGAGGACCGCTTCGGCCGCACGCTGGAGGACCACACCGCGTTCGACGACGCGTGGGCCCCGCTGCAGGACCGCGTGGCCGCGGGCTACGCGCGCCTCTTCGAGCCGGGCGAGCAGGTGATGTCCGCGGAGACGGGCTTCATCCTCACGCACCTCTTGCGCGGCGTGGTGCTCCAGGGCACCGGCGGTCCCGCGCAGAAGCTGGGCAAGCCCGCGGCGGGCAAGACGGGCACGACGAACGACTCCTTCGACGCGTGGTTCGCGGCCTACACCAAGGACCTGGTGACGGTGGCGTGGGTGGGCTACGACCTGAACCCGCACCCGCTGGGCCGCTATGAGACGGGCGGCCGCGCGGCGCTCCCCATCTGGCTCAACTACATGAAGCGCGCGCTGGAGGGCCGGCCGCAGCCGGAGTTCTACCCCTGGCAGTCCATGCAGCTGGCGCGGCTCTACATCGACAAGAAGACGGGCAAGGTGGCCCACCCCGGCGCCAAGGGCGCGGAGCTGATGTTCTTCAAGAAGGGCACCGAGCCGAAGGAGGCCGTGCCCGACAAGAACCAGGTCGGCGTGGACCAGTTCATGATGGGCGCGCAGTAGCCCTTCGCGCCCCATCCCCAACGCAGTGCCCGTCAGGCGCCTTCGCGGAAACTCCGCGAGGGCGCCTGATGTGCTTCCAGGGCCCGCTTCAGCGCGGCCACGTCCGGCCCCGCCTCCAGCACGGAGCGCGCGGCGGTGGGAATCACCTGCCGCTCGCGGCCGGAGAAGAGCTTCGGCAGGTCTCCGAAGCCCGCGCCCTGCGAGCCGATGCCCGGCGTGAGCATCAGCGCGCCGCCCAGCCGCTCCACCACGTCGCGGTCGGCCGGAGGCAGCGTGGCGCCCATCACCGCGCCCGCCGGGTACAGCCCTCGGCCAGCCTTGTCGTTGAGCTTGCGCAGGCCGTCCGCCACCGCCTGGGCCACGGTGCGGCCATCCTTGCCCACGGCGTTCTGCAGGGGCTCGCCCTCCGGGTTGGACGAGCGCACGACGATGAAGGCGCAGGCGCCGTGGTAGCGCGCCAGCTCCACCGTCTTCGCGAGCGCGCCCAGGCCCAGGTACGCGGTGAAGGTGGCGGCGTCCACGTCGTAGGCGCTGTCCTTGCCGAACAGCGATTGTGCGTAGGCGTCCATGGTGGAGCCGATGTCGCCGCGCTTCACGTCCAGCAGCGTGAGGGTGCCCGCGGCGCGGAAGCGCTTGAGCACGCGCTGGAGCACGACGAGCCCCTCGGGGCCGTGGCGCTCGAAGAAGGCGCTCTGGGGCTTCACCATGGCGAGCGTTTCTCCGGCCGCGTCGGCCAGCCGCTCGCAGAAGTCGGACAGGCCCTGCACGGTGTCCGGCAGGTTCCAGCGGGCGAGCACGTCGCGGGATGGGTCCAGGCCCAGGCAGAAGGGGGAGCGCTCGTCGGCGCGCTGCTGGAAGCGGTCCGCGAAGGACGGGGGCGGGAACGTCGTCATGGCCAGGCTCCTCTCACTTCAAGCGGCGCGCGGTGGCGTCGAACAACGGGTTGGGCATGACCTTCAAGAGGCGCATGGGCGTGGCCAACTGCCAGGGGAAGCTCACCTCCGCGGCGCCCGCGAAGATGCCCCTGCCCATGAGCGCCACCGCGTCCTCGGTCTCCATGAGGAAGGGCATGGGGAAGTTGTTCTTGGCCGTGAGCTCGCTCTTCACGAAGCCCGGGTAGACGCACGTCACCTGGACGCCGGTGCCCTTCAGGTCCACGCGCAGGCTCTCCAGGAAGGTGGCGAGGAAGGCCTTGGACGCGGAGTAGGCGGCATGGCCCGCGAGCCCCCGCATCCCCGCGAGGCTGGACACGCCGACGACGTGGCCCCGGCGGCGCTCCACCATCTGCGGCAGCACCGCGCACAGCGTGGCGGCGGCGCCGGTGACGTTGGTGTCGATGATGGCGCGCGTGCGCTCCCAGTCCATGCGCTTGCCGTGCGTGGGGCCGCCGATGCCGGCGTTCGCCACCACCAGGTCCAGGCCGCCGCACTCCGCGTCGATGGCGCGGATGCGCTCCTGGGTGGCTTCCGCGTGGTTGACGTCCATGACGACGGGCTCCACCGCCGCGCCCGCGGCCTGGGCCTCCGAGGCCAGGGCCTGCAGCTGCGACAGCCGCCGGCCCGTCGCGAACACGCGCACGCCATGCTTCGCCAGCCACAGGGCCAGTCCACGTCCCAGCCCGCTCGAGGCGCCAGTCACCAGCGCCGTCCGGTAGGTCATCTCCGCCATGCCGTCCTCCAGGGGTGTCTCTAGCGGCCTGCCTTGTCGCACGGTTGCGCGCCCGAGGGCACGCAAAACCCCTCCCCCTCACCGGGGGACGAGGTGCATTGCTCCACGCGTTGACAGACTGGAGGTCCGTGGAAGGGGAGATTCTCGGCATGCCCTGGTGGAACTGCATCCTCGTGGTGGACGACGACCTGGACCTGCTCCGGGCCTACAAGGAAGCGCTGGAGCTGGACGGGCACGAAGTGGCGCTGGCGCGCAACGGCTTCGAGGCGCTGCGCCTCTTGCAACAGGGCCTGCGCCCGGCGCTCATCCTCCTGGACCTGCTGATGCCGGGAATGAACGCGTGGTCCTTCCGCTTGCGTCAGTTGGAGGACCCGGCGCTCGCTTCCATCCCGGTCATCGTCCTGTACGCGCAGGACGCGGGGGCTCGGGCCATGAGCGCCCTGGGCGTGGACGGCCTGCTGGAGAAGCCGGTGGACCTGGACGTGCTCCTGGCCGCGGTGTCCGCCTACGTGAAGCCCGCCCGGGCCACGGCGCAGCATCCGCAGTAAGCGGCCCTACCGGAACGGCGGCACCGGCTGGCCCTTGAACCACTCCGTGGCCTTCAACAGGTGCAGGTCGTGCTTGCCGGGCCGCAGCTCGATGCCGCCCGTCACCGCGCCCAGCGTCGCCAGCAGGGCGCCCGTCATGTTGCCCTGCACGAGGTCCAGGTGGCCCTCCAGGGAGAAGCCATCGCCCTTGGCCTTCAGCTCGCGCAGCTGCAAGCCGCGCTCGTCGATCTGCACCTGCCCCGTCACCTCCACCTTCGGGATGTTGAGCAGCGACGTGAGGAAGCCGGGCAGCTTCTTGGACGAGGTGATCAACGCGACCAGGGGCTGCGTGTCGGTGAGCTGGCTTGCGAAGCGCGCCTTGAGCACCGTGGGGGAGAGGGAGAGGCTGGCGCGGGGCAGGGTGAAGTTCCCGCTCCAGGAGCGGATGGGCACGTTGCCGTTGGACGACACCTGGCTCAGCCGCAGCGTCGTCCCGCTCAGCCCCAGGTCCGTCATGTCCCACGACAGGTGCCGCGCATCCACCTCCACCTCCGCGCGCAAGAGGACCTTGTTCTGCCCCATGCGCCCGGAGACGAGGTCCGTGTCCATGCGCAGCTCCAGCGCGTTGCGCGCCTTCGCGCCCTTGGAGGGCTCCTCGCTGCGGATCGTCAC is a genomic window of Corallococcus macrosporus containing:
- the pyrF gene encoding orotidine-5'-phosphate decarboxylase, giving the protein MTTFPPPSFADRFQQRADERSPFCLGLDPSRDVLARWNLPDTVQGLSDFCERLADAAGETLAMVKPQSAFFERHGPEGLVVLQRVLKRFRAAGTLTLLDVKRGDIGSTMDAYAQSLFGKDSAYDVDAATFTAYLGLGALAKTVELARYHGACAFIVVRSSNPEGEPLQNAVGKDGRTVAQAVADGLRKLNDKAGRGLYPAGAVMGATLPPADRDVVERLGGALMLTPGIGSQGAGFGDLPKLFSGRERQVIPTAARSVLEAGPDVAALKRALEAHQAPSRSFREGA
- a CDS encoding SDR family NAD(P)-dependent oxidoreductase; translation: MAEMTYRTALVTGASSGLGRGLALWLAKHGVRVFATGRRLSQLQALASEAQAAGAAVEPVVMDVNHAEATQERIRAIDAECGGLDLVVANAGIGGPTHGKRMDWERTRAIIDTNVTGAAATLCAVLPQMVERRRGHVVGVSSLAGMRGLAGHAAYSASKAFLATFLESLRVDLKGTGVQVTCVYPGFVKSELTAKNNFPMPFLMETEDAVALMGRGIFAGAAEVSFPWQLATPMRLLKVMPNPLFDATARRLK
- a CDS encoding response regulator, which encodes MPWWNCILVVDDDLDLLRAYKEALELDGHEVALARNGFEALRLLQQGLRPALILLDLLMPGMNAWSFRLRQLEDPALASIPVIVLYAQDAGARAMSALGVDGLLEKPVDLDVLLAAVSAYVKPARATAQHPQ